The following proteins are co-located in the Paenibacillus sp. JNUCC32 genome:
- a CDS encoding ring-cleaving dioxygenase: MALHTAGIHHITAYAQDPQKNVDFYTGVLGLRMVKKTVNYDAPEVYHLYFGDEGGQPGTIITFFPSSASRRGLRGGGQAGYTTFAVPEGALPYWEQRLRSFGVPVMKAFRFNEQYLQFSDRDGLSLELVEREGGPNNGWSVDDITPDTAIKGFGGAVLFSSKWEETKKALENVMGLTYMGEDVNYARFQAAGHFGNVIDLPMRDIPLGAGGAGTTHHIAWRAQDDEEHGKWYEWVKEQGFHPTDIRNRNYFKALYFRERGGILFEIATDPPGFTVDEDLDSLGEQLKLPAWFEPERARIEQGLEPIQVKHTGEGQLK; encoded by the coding sequence ATGGCATTACATACGGCAGGCATTCATCATATTACCGCTTATGCGCAGGATCCGCAGAAGAACGTTGATTTTTATACAGGCGTGCTAGGACTCAGAATGGTAAAGAAAACCGTGAATTACGATGCGCCCGAGGTATATCATCTGTATTTCGGGGATGAAGGAGGACAGCCCGGAACGATCATCACTTTCTTCCCTTCCTCCGCTTCGCGAAGAGGGCTGCGTGGAGGAGGACAGGCAGGATATACGACCTTTGCCGTTCCTGAAGGGGCCCTGCCTTATTGGGAACAGCGGCTGCGGAGCTTTGGTGTTCCTGTCATGAAGGCTTTCCGGTTTAACGAACAATACCTTCAATTCTCCGATCGGGACGGACTTTCGCTAGAGTTAGTGGAGCGGGAAGGCGGTCCGAATAACGGCTGGTCCGTGGACGATATCACTCCGGATACAGCCATTAAGGGATTCGGCGGCGCGGTTCTGTTCAGCAGCAAATGGGAGGAAACGAAGAAGGCGCTGGAGAACGTCATGGGACTGACCTACATGGGAGAGGACGTCAATTATGCCCGGTTTCAAGCTGCGGGCCACTTCGGCAACGTGATTGATCTGCCGATGCGGGATATTCCACTCGGAGCCGGAGGTGCCGGAACGACCCATCATATCGCATGGCGGGCTCAAGATGATGAGGAGCACGGTAAATGGTATGAATGGGTGAAGGAGCAGGGATTTCATCCAACGGATATCAGGAACCGTAACTATTTCAAAGCGTTATATTTCAGGGAACGTGGTGGGATCCTGTTTGAGATCGCAACCGATCCGCCCGGATTTACGGTGGACGAAGACCTGGACTCGCTGGGGGAACAATTAAAGCTTCCTGCCTGGTTCGAACCGGAGCGTGCCCGAATCGAGCAGGGGCTGGAGCCTATACAAGTCAAACATACAGGAGAGGGGCAACTCAAGTGA
- the ehuD gene encoding ectoine/hydroxyectoine ABC transporter permease subunit EhuD — translation MWDWKYVFEILPQLLSALKMTVWVTLCAFVVALIIGLLLAFAARSKFKPLSLITKGIIEFIRNTPLLVQVFFLYYSLPLLTGISIPAFYAGVIGLGLHYSTYLSEVYRSGIEGVPKGQWEAATALNYTKSQTWRSIILPQAVPPIIPVLGNYLIVMFKETPILCAITLVEMMLTAKNIVSQSFRAFEPYTLVGILFLIISYIASLLVQRLEKRLNLQRGK, via the coding sequence ATGTGGGATTGGAAATATGTGTTTGAAATACTGCCGCAGCTTCTGAGTGCATTAAAAATGACGGTATGGGTCACGCTCTGTGCTTTTGTGGTGGCATTGATTATCGGACTGCTGCTTGCCTTTGCCGCGCGGAGCAAATTTAAGCCCTTGTCGCTCATAACCAAAGGAATCATAGAATTTATTCGCAATACCCCCTTGCTGGTACAGGTGTTCTTCCTGTATTACAGCTTGCCGCTGCTGACGGGCATTTCGATTCCGGCCTTCTATGCGGGGGTCATCGGCCTGGGGCTGCATTACAGCACGTATCTGTCGGAGGTGTACCGTTCCGGCATTGAAGGGGTGCCCAAAGGACAGTGGGAAGCCGCAACCGCACTGAACTATACGAAATCCCAGACCTGGCGGAGCATTATACTGCCGCAAGCGGTGCCGCCGATCATCCCGGTGCTGGGGAATTATTTGATTGTCATGTTTAAGGAAACGCCGATTCTATGCGCCATTACGCTGGTCGAGATGATGCTGACGGCCAAAAATATCGTGTCGCAATCATTTCGCGCTTTCGAACCGTACACGCTGGTCGGGATTCTGTTCCTGATCATCAGTTATATTGCGTCTTTGCTGGTGCAAAGGCTGGAGAAGCGTTTGAATTTGCAGCGTGGAAAATAA
- the ectA gene encoding diaminobutyrate acetyltransferase → MAVDTGTEVVYRRPEARDGTRVWELIRDTGSLDLNSPYCYMLLGDYFNDTCMIAEHEGDIVGFISAFRSPRNPETLFVWQVAVASSHRRQGIAKAMLTGLMNQKACHGVRFIETTVSPSNMASRRLFLGYAEEKSIPSTVTVGYGAEMFPDGTSHEDEPLFVIGPFFNDI, encoded by the coding sequence ATGGCAGTGGATACCGGAACCGAAGTGGTTTACCGAAGACCGGAGGCGCGGGACGGCACCCGGGTATGGGAGCTCATACGCGATACCGGATCGCTTGATCTGAACTCGCCTTATTGCTACATGCTGTTAGGGGATTACTTCAACGATACCTGCATGATCGCGGAGCATGAAGGAGACATCGTCGGTTTTATCTCCGCTTTTCGTTCTCCGCGCAATCCGGAGACGCTCTTTGTATGGCAGGTGGCGGTTGCAAGCTCGCACCGGAGGCAGGGGATCGCGAAGGCGATGCTTACCGGCCTCATGAACCAGAAGGCCTGTCATGGCGTCCGTTTCATCGAAACGACGGTATCGCCCAGCAATATGGCATCACGCCGACTGTTTCTCGGTTATGCCGAGGAGAAATCCATTCCGAGCACCGTAACGGTGGGTTATGGAGCAGAGATGTTTCCGGATGGGACGTCTCATGAAGATGAGCCGTTATTCGTGATTGGCCCCTTTTTCAATGACATTTAA
- a CDS encoding SDR family NAD(P)-dependent oxidoreductase — translation MKFDSKVVIVTGGASGIGEAAVRLFAKEGAKVVIADYSDQGQAVSDELRGAGFEALFVKTDVTQEQEVANMVNQTVQHFGRVDVLFANAGIAHDAPADQLTMDNWQRTIDINLTGVFLCDKYVIQQMLSQGTGGAIVNCGSIHSHVGKAGVTAYASAKGGVKLLTQSLSADYASKGIRINAVCPGYIDTPLIQGRTEAITQHLVGLHPMGRLGQPEEVAKAVLFLASEDASFITGTSLLVDGGYTAV, via the coding sequence ATGAAATTTGATTCCAAGGTTGTCATTGTGACGGGAGGCGCCAGCGGGATTGGCGAAGCGGCAGTCAGACTTTTTGCAAAAGAGGGAGCCAAGGTCGTTATCGCGGATTATTCCGACCAGGGCCAAGCGGTTTCCGACGAATTGAGAGGAGCCGGCTTTGAAGCGCTGTTCGTCAAAACGGATGTAACCCAAGAGCAGGAAGTCGCGAATATGGTGAATCAGACGGTGCAGCATTTTGGTCGTGTCGATGTATTGTTCGCCAATGCAGGCATTGCCCATGATGCTCCTGCCGATCAGTTAACGATGGATAACTGGCAGAGAACGATTGATATTAATCTGACAGGGGTCTTCCTGTGCGATAAGTATGTTATTCAGCAAATGCTGTCCCAAGGAACCGGAGGGGCGATCGTAAACTGCGGCTCGATCCATAGCCATGTCGGAAAAGCAGGGGTAACCGCCTATGCTTCGGCTAAGGGGGGCGTCAAGCTGTTAACCCAGTCGCTCAGCGCAGACTATGCCTCCAAAGGAATCCGAATCAATGCCGTGTGTCCGGGATATATCGATACGCCGCTGATCCAGGGAAGAACGGAAGCGATCACGCAGCACTTGGTCGGCCTTCATCCGATGGGCCGTTTGGGACAGCCGGAAGAAGTGGCCAAAGCCGTGTTGTTCCTCGCCAGTGAAGATGCCTCCTTCATTACGGGCACGAGCCTGCTGGTGGATGGCGGCTATACCGCGGTATGA
- a CDS encoding flavin reductase family protein: MISIDPNTQSERDTYKLLIGSVVPRPVAFVTTLSADGVLNAAPFSYFSIVSSNPPLLSVSVQRKNGAPKDTARNAMQSGELVIHIVDEDTVAAVNETAANLPPDESELDRTRLTSVVSDVVKVPGIMESKIRMECVLEQVVTLDGTDQLPAADLLIARVVRFHVSEELYEHGRIDASKLKPVSRMAGNIYSTLGEMFTIERPV; this comes from the coding sequence GTGATATCCATTGACCCGAATACCCAAAGCGAACGGGACACATACAAGCTGCTGATCGGAAGCGTCGTTCCGCGTCCGGTCGCTTTCGTTACGACATTATCGGCGGATGGCGTGCTGAATGCGGCCCCGTTCAGTTACTTTTCCATTGTGTCGAGCAATCCCCCTTTGCTGTCGGTTTCCGTTCAGCGAAAGAACGGTGCACCCAAGGATACGGCGAGAAATGCCATGCAGAGCGGCGAGCTTGTCATCCACATCGTGGACGAAGATACCGTTGCAGCCGTGAACGAAACGGCGGCGAACCTGCCTCCGGACGAAAGTGAGCTTGACCGAACCCGTTTAACCTCGGTCGTTAGTGACGTTGTTAAGGTTCCCGGCATTATGGAATCCAAGATTCGCATGGAATGCGTGCTGGAGCAGGTCGTCACGTTGGATGGTACGGATCAGCTGCCTGCCGCTGATCTATTGATTGCCCGCGTCGTCCGATTTCACGTGTCCGAGGAGCTCTACGAGCATGGCCGGATTGACGCATCCAAGTTGAAACCTGTGAGCCGCATGGCAGGAAATATCTATTCGACCCTGGGAGAGATGTTTACGATTGAGCGGCCGGTCTGA
- a CDS encoding ectoine synthase, producing MIVKHLEEIVDTKDDIDTTTWNSRRLLLTKDGMGFSLNDTLIKAGTETLIWYKNHVEAVYCIEGEGEIEVVGGETYPINPGMMYALDGHEKHYLRARSQMRMVCVFNPPLTGAEVHDEEGTYPLLAPITD from the coding sequence ATGATCGTTAAACATTTGGAAGAAATCGTGGATACGAAAGACGACATCGATACAACGACATGGAATTCGAGAAGGCTTCTGCTGACCAAAGACGGCATGGGCTTCTCTCTTAACGACACCCTGATCAAGGCCGGAACGGAGACGCTGATCTGGTACAAAAACCACGTCGAGGCCGTGTACTGCATCGAGGGGGAGGGAGAAATCGAGGTTGTCGGCGGCGAGACCTATCCCATCAACCCTGGCATGATGTATGCGCTGGACGGACACGAGAAGCATTATTTGAGAGCCCGTTCGCAGATGCGGATGGTCTGCGTATTCAATCCGCCGTTAACCGGCGCGGAAGTTCACGATGAGGAAGGAACCTACCCGCTGCTTGCCCCCATTACGGATTAA
- the ehuC gene encoding ectoine/hydroxyectoine ABC transporter permease subunit EhuC yields the protein MPNSWIDFLPTLLKGAEITIIVAFFSAILAIVMSFAAGLCRLSKLWIVRTVTAVYVEVFRGTSLLVQLFWLYFALPFIGIELPKMLAAILAIGLNFGAYGSEIVRSAVLAVPKGQWEAAVALNMRPWQRLWNVILPQASLRMLPPFGNQLVELIKSTSLVYFITMADLTYQAMVLRNNYISWTTEILVLLLLMYFVIATIVSMAVRLLERKLTAGRL from the coding sequence ATGCCGAATTCTTGGATCGATTTTCTTCCGACGCTGCTCAAAGGAGCAGAGATCACGATTATCGTCGCGTTCTTTTCAGCCATCCTGGCTATCGTGATGTCCTTTGCAGCCGGATTGTGCCGGCTGTCGAAGCTGTGGATCGTCCGCACGGTGACGGCCGTGTACGTCGAAGTTTTTCGGGGAACCTCCTTGCTGGTGCAGCTCTTCTGGTTGTATTTTGCCCTTCCGTTCATCGGCATCGAGCTTCCGAAAATGCTGGCGGCGATTCTCGCGATCGGACTTAACTTCGGCGCATACGGCTCCGAGATTGTTCGCAGTGCGGTGCTGGCCGTTCCGAAAGGACAGTGGGAAGCTGCCGTGGCGCTTAATATGAGGCCTTGGCAGAGGCTGTGGAACGTTATACTGCCCCAAGCGTCCCTGCGAATGCTTCCCCCGTTCGGGAATCAGCTTGTGGAACTCATCAAATCCACCTCGCTCGTTTATTTCATCACGATGGCGGATTTAACGTATCAGGCGATGGTGCTCCGCAACAATTACATCTCCTGGACGACCGAGATTCTGGTGCTGCTGCTCCTCATGTATTTTGTCATCGCCACGATCGTCTCGATGGCGGTTCGACTGCTCGAGCGCAAACTGACCGCGGGGAGGCTGTAG
- the thpD gene encoding ectoine hydroxylase, producing MSKHHASALQEKEMDVYPSRMHAEPRILKRQDPVVHSEWTPDAPLTQEQSDFYERNGYLFLEGFFDREELSRYQEEARRLQITARDSEKDEVIREPGGDEVRSVFAVHESHEVFKKLSQHPRLLAIMEYLLGSETYIHQSRINYKPGFTGKEFYWHSDFETWHVEDGMPRMRALSCSIALEDNYPYNGPLMVVPGSHKEFVACIGQTPEDHFKDSLRKQEYGVPDHDSLTRMVKEGGIDTPVGKAGSIVIFDCNIMHGSNSNITPMPRSNIFMVYNSVENKVKQPYSGQKPRPEYIATRDSL from the coding sequence ATGAGTAAACATCATGCATCGGCCCTTCAGGAAAAAGAAATGGACGTTTACCCTTCAAGAATGCATGCGGAGCCCCGGATCTTAAAAAGGCAGGATCCGGTCGTACATTCGGAGTGGACGCCGGATGCGCCGCTAACGCAGGAGCAATCCGACTTCTACGAGCGCAACGGTTATTTATTTCTGGAAGGCTTCTTTGATCGGGAGGAGCTTTCGCGATATCAGGAGGAGGCCCGCAGGCTGCAGATAACGGCACGGGACTCCGAGAAGGACGAGGTGATCCGGGAGCCCGGAGGAGACGAAGTGCGGTCGGTATTCGCGGTGCATGAGAGCCACGAAGTGTTCAAGAAGCTGTCCCAGCATCCTAGACTCCTGGCGATCATGGAATATCTCTTGGGAAGCGAGACGTATATCCATCAATCCCGAATTAATTACAAGCCGGGCTTTACGGGCAAGGAGTTCTATTGGCACTCCGATTTCGAAACGTGGCATGTCGAGGACGGCATGCCGCGCATGAGAGCGCTAAGCTGTTCCATTGCCCTGGAAGATAACTATCCTTATAACGGTCCCCTTATGGTGGTGCCCGGATCGCATAAGGAATTCGTGGCCTGCATCGGCCAAACGCCGGAGGATCATTTCAAGGATTCCCTGCGCAAGCAGGAGTACGGCGTTCCGGATCATGACAGCCTGACGCGGATGGTGAAGGAGGGCGGGATCGACACGCCGGTCGGCAAGGCGGGTTCGATCGTGATTTTTGACTGCAACATTATGCACGGCTCGAACAGCAACATCACACCCATGCCGCGCAGCAATATATTCATGGTCTATAACAGCGTGGAGAACAAGGTCAAGCAGCCGTATTCGGGCCAGAAGCCAAGACCGGAGTATATCGCCACCCGTGATTCTCTATGA
- the ectB gene encoding diaminobutyrate--2-oxoglutarate transaminase, whose amino-acid sequence MDNQVMEKPKLTVFNKLESEVRSYCRSFQTVFDKARNAKLWDTQGNEYIDFFAGAGALNYGHNNERIREKLVDYILQDGVTHSLDMATGAKETFLTRFQEIILKPRGWDHKVMFPGPTGTNAVEAALKIARKVTGRSTVLCFTNAFHGMSLGSLAVTGNAFKRQGAGVDLSHSVFMPYDGYFGSDVDTMAYMEKLLDDPGSGIPLPAAVIVEAVQGEGGLNAASRQWLQKLARICKDKGMLLILDDIQMGCGRTGSFFSFDDAGIEPDIVCLSKSIGGFGLPMAITLIKPEIDIWEPGEHNGTFRGNNLGFVAAAEALSYWKTEDFQLDIGIREHRIRQSLEDVMRDYPRLKGEIRGRGMIQGVAFDKPEHAGRLSEIAFEQGLIMETSGPHSEVAKLMPPLTIEMNTLAEGLGIFENSMKQLAAEERLS is encoded by the coding sequence ATGGACAACCAAGTCATGGAGAAACCGAAGCTTACCGTGTTTAACAAGCTGGAATCGGAAGTGAGAAGTTATTGCCGGAGCTTTCAGACGGTCTTTGACAAAGCCCGGAATGCCAAGCTGTGGGATACGCAGGGCAATGAATACATTGATTTTTTTGCCGGCGCCGGCGCCTTGAATTACGGGCACAACAATGAAAGGATTCGCGAAAAGCTGGTCGACTACATCCTGCAGGACGGCGTTACGCACAGCCTAGACATGGCTACGGGAGCGAAGGAAACGTTTCTGACCCGCTTTCAGGAGATTATCCTGAAGCCTCGCGGGTGGGATCACAAGGTGATGTTTCCCGGACCGACCGGCACCAATGCCGTGGAGGCCGCGCTCAAAATCGCCAGAAAAGTGACGGGGCGCAGCACCGTTCTGTGCTTTACGAATGCCTTTCACGGCATGTCGCTGGGATCGCTGGCGGTGACCGGCAATGCCTTCAAGCGCCAGGGAGCCGGCGTGGATCTGAGCCACTCGGTATTTATGCCGTATGACGGTTACTTTGGCAGCGACGTGGATACGATGGCATATATGGAGAAGCTTCTGGATGATCCGGGAAGCGGCATTCCGCTGCCGGCAGCGGTCATCGTCGAGGCGGTTCAGGGGGAAGGCGGATTGAACGCCGCCAGCCGCCAATGGCTGCAGAAGCTGGCGCGCATCTGCAAGGATAAGGGGATGCTGCTCATTCTCGACGATATCCAGATGGGCTGCGGCAGAACCGGTTCGTTCTTCAGCTTCGATGATGCGGGCATCGAGCCGGATATCGTGTGCCTCTCGAAATCGATCGGCGGCTTCGGCTTGCCGATGGCCATCACGCTGATCAAGCCGGAGATCGACATCTGGGAGCCGGGAGAGCATAACGGCACCTTCCGGGGCAACAATCTCGGATTCGTTGCCGCTGCCGAAGCGCTGAGTTATTGGAAGACGGAGGATTTTCAGCTCGATATCGGCATTCGCGAACATCGGATTCGCCAATCGCTCGAAGACGTCATGAGGGATTATCCCCGGCTTAAGGGCGAAATCCGCGGCAGGGGCATGATCCAGGGGGTAGCCTTTGATAAGCCGGAGCACGCAGGAAGGCTATCCGAAATCGCCTTTGAGCAAGGACTGATTATGGAAACGTCAGGACCGCATAGCGAAGTTGCCAAGCTGATGCCGCCGCTGACCATTGAAATGAACACGCTGGCAGAGGGACTGGGGATTTTTGAGAACAGCATGAAACAATTAGCTGCAGAGGAGAGGTTGTCATGA
- a CDS encoding AI-2E family transporter, which translates to MLKMNKFFKLCLAVILVLTIIYLGSLVDFIFRPVLSFFSIILVPLMLSGFFYYLLRPLVDLLEKRKLNRSLAILLLYVVFAGILTGFILGVWPSLRDQIVALVQNAPALFAKLGEQLQELENNGFFQDIFPKNANPLTQLTDYLNQGFTFLTNYIMNLFSFVSNFAIVLFTFPILLYYMLKEGGKFGEMVVSFLPDRFKNEGASVLDEINNALRGFIVGRVLVNLALGVLMYIGFLIIGLPYALLLTVVAVIANFIPFIGAILSAIPILIIGFIQSPGTAIWSLVVILAAQQIQDNLIGPYIFGKQLAIHPITIIILVLVGQDLGGIIGILLIVPIYMIIKIIVTRVYQLFFKEKWQKA; encoded by the coding sequence TTGCTGAAAATGAACAAGTTTTTCAAATTGTGTCTTGCCGTGATCCTGGTGCTGACCATCATTTATTTGGGATCGCTGGTGGATTTTATATTCAGACCCGTACTTTCGTTCTTCTCCATCATCCTCGTGCCGTTAATGCTGTCGGGATTCTTCTATTACCTGCTCAGACCGCTGGTTGATCTCCTCGAAAAACGCAAGCTAAATCGCTCGCTGGCCATCCTGCTCCTGTATGTCGTGTTCGCGGGCATCCTTACCGGCTTTATCCTGGGGGTATGGCCATCGCTGCGCGATCAGATCGTGGCTCTCGTACAGAACGCTCCAGCCTTGTTTGCCAAGCTTGGCGAGCAGCTTCAGGAATTGGAGAATAACGGCTTTTTCCAGGATATTTTCCCGAAGAACGCCAACCCGCTTACGCAGCTCACCGATTATTTGAATCAAGGCTTCACGTTCCTGACGAATTACATTATGAATCTGTTCTCGTTCGTGTCGAATTTTGCCATCGTATTGTTTACGTTCCCGATTCTCTTGTACTACATGCTGAAGGAAGGCGGGAAATTCGGGGAGATGGTGGTCAGCTTTTTGCCTGACCGATTTAAGAACGAGGGAGCCTCGGTGCTGGACGAAATCAACAATGCACTCAGAGGATTCATCGTTGGCCGGGTTCTCGTCAATTTGGCGCTGGGGGTTTTGATGTATATCGGATTCCTGATTATTGGCCTGCCCTATGCGCTGCTTTTGACGGTCGTGGCCGTCATCGCGAATTTCATACCGTTTATCGGCGCCATTCTATCGGCGATCCCGATCTTGATCATCGGCTTTATTCAGTCTCCGGGAACGGCGATCTGGTCCCTTGTCGTCATTCTGGCGGCCCAGCAGATTCAGGATAACCTGATTGGTCCGTATATCTTCGGCAAACAGCTGGCGATCCATCCCATTACGATCATTATCCTGGTGCTGGTGGGACAAGATCTTGGCGGGATTATCGGAATTCTGCTGATCGTACCGATCTATATGATCATTAAGATTATCGTAACTCGAGTGTATCAACTATTCTTTAAGGAGAAATGGCAAAAAGCCTAA
- the ehuB gene encoding ectoine/hydroxyectoine ABC transporter substrate-binding protein EhuB, translating to MKKVVVLVLSVMMVVLLAACGDKGSTLDRAIEQGYITVGFANEKPYAYKEANGELTGEAVEIARVILERLGIKEMRGELTEFGSLVAGLQADRFDLITAGMFINPDRCSAVLFANPEYSIGEALAVKQGNPMELGSYEDIAKNEQAKVAVMTGAVEIGYMEKSGIPSDRIVQVPDQASAISALQADRVQAITMTGPSLQAMLDSASDDSIERVADFEQPVIDGESVRGYGATAFRQADTEFQEAYNAELEKMKESGELLEILQEFGFTEEELPGEMTAAALCGE from the coding sequence TTGAAGAAAGTGGTTGTGCTGGTGTTGTCCGTGATGATGGTGGTATTGCTCGCGGCTTGCGGCGACAAAGGAAGTACGCTGGATCGAGCCATAGAGCAGGGATATATCACCGTAGGGTTTGCGAACGAGAAGCCGTATGCCTACAAAGAAGCCAATGGGGAGCTCACGGGTGAAGCGGTTGAGATTGCCCGCGTTATTCTGGAGCGTCTTGGCATCAAGGAGATGAGAGGGGAGCTAACGGAATTCGGTTCGCTGGTCGCCGGATTGCAGGCCGATCGGTTTGATCTGATCACGGCAGGCATGTTCATTAATCCGGACCGCTGCTCTGCCGTCCTGTTCGCGAATCCGGAGTACAGCATCGGGGAAGCCCTTGCGGTAAAGCAAGGGAATCCGATGGAACTCGGAAGCTATGAGGACATTGCCAAGAATGAGCAGGCCAAGGTGGCTGTCATGACCGGCGCGGTCGAAATCGGCTACATGGAGAAGTCGGGCATTCCTTCGGACCGGATCGTACAGGTCCCTGACCAGGCTTCGGCGATCAGCGCCCTCCAGGCCGATCGGGTGCAGGCGATTACCATGACGGGGCCGTCCCTGCAGGCGATGCTGGATTCAGCCAGCGACGACAGCATCGAACGCGTGGCTGATTTCGAGCAGCCAGTCATCGATGGCGAAAGCGTTCGCGGTTATGGGGCTACGGCTTTCCGCCAAGCGGATACCGAGTTCCAGGAGGCTTATAATGCAGAGCTTGAGAAGATGAAGGAGTCGGGCGAGCTGCTGGAAATTTTGCAAGAGTTCGGGTTCACGGAAGAAGAGCTCCCGGGTGAGATGACGGCCGCTGCGCTCTGCGGGGAATAG
- the ehuA gene encoding ectoine/hydroxyectoine ABC transporter ATP-binding protein EhuA, whose protein sequence is MNAVVIDEQAEEAKKPQRERSPVTGSQPMVKYAGVTKSYGDLQVLKGIDLEMQPGEKVAVIGPSGSGKTTMGRMLMTLEEPTEGTIEVDGELLWHMEEKGRLVRANEKHLHRMRCNVGMVFQHFNLFPHMNVLRNVTEAPRKVLGLSKEEAEERAVSMLGKVGLSDKLKMHPSNLSGGQKQRVAIARALVMRPKVMVFDEVTSALDPELVGEVLEVIREIAEEGEMAMMLITHEMDFAKEIADRVIFGADGRIVEQGTPEEIFDHPKSERLQSFLQRFRSNGN, encoded by the coding sequence TTGAATGCCGTTGTAATCGATGAGCAGGCCGAAGAGGCGAAGAAGCCGCAGCGGGAAAGAAGCCCCGTTACGGGCTCACAGCCGATGGTGAAATATGCGGGCGTGACCAAGTCGTATGGCGACCTGCAGGTGCTGAAGGGCATCGATTTGGAGATGCAGCCTGGAGAAAAGGTGGCCGTGATCGGACCGAGCGGATCTGGCAAAACGACGATGGGCCGAATGCTGATGACGCTGGAGGAGCCGACCGAGGGGACCATCGAGGTCGATGGCGAGCTGCTCTGGCATATGGAGGAGAAGGGCAGGCTGGTCCGGGCAAACGAGAAGCATCTGCATCGGATGCGGTGCAACGTCGGCATGGTCTTCCAGCACTTCAATCTGTTCCCGCACATGAATGTGCTTCGCAACGTGACGGAAGCCCCGCGCAAGGTGCTGGGGTTGTCCAAGGAGGAAGCGGAGGAGCGGGCCGTCTCGATGCTGGGCAAGGTCGGTTTGTCCGATAAGCTGAAGATGCACCCGTCCAATTTGTCGGGAGGCCAGAAGCAGCGCGTCGCCATCGCCAGAGCGCTGGTCATGCGGCCAAAGGTGATGGTGTTTGACGAAGTAACCTCGGCGCTGGATCCCGAGCTGGTCGGCGAGGTGCTGGAGGTGATCCGGGAAATCGCCGAAGAAGGCGAAATGGCCATGATGCTGATTACGCACGAGATGGATTTTGCGAAGGAAATCGCGGATCGGGTCATCTTCGGAGCCGACGGCAGGATCGTTGAGCAAGGAACACCCGAGGAAATATTCGATCATCCGAAGAGCGAGCGGCTGCAGAGCTTTCTGCAGCGGTTCCGCTCGAACGGAAATTAG
- a CDS encoding DUF2179 domain-containing protein — protein sequence MISLSLIGSIIGINVVYVSIFSLRLILMIKGRRGIASLLAMLEVFVYLLGLNLVLQNLDNPFNMAAYCLGFGLGVYAGSRIEEYLALGYIVVQVIVNSVETNLAMNLREKGYGVTAWEADGKDGKRLVLQVLVKRKNERRLMESLSKMSPQAFIISHEPKSFKGGFWVRLTEGRKL from the coding sequence ATGATCTCGCTGTCGCTGATCGGCTCCATCATCGGCATCAATGTGGTCTATGTCTCGATTTTTTCATTGCGGCTGATTCTGATGATCAAAGGCAGGAGAGGGATAGCTTCCCTTCTGGCCATGCTGGAGGTATTCGTGTACTTGCTCGGTCTCAATCTCGTCCTGCAAAATCTGGACAATCCCTTTAATATGGCGGCCTACTGCCTGGGCTTTGGCCTGGGCGTGTATGCCGGCAGCCGAATTGAGGAGTATCTGGCACTCGGATACATCGTGGTGCAGGTGATCGTCAATTCCGTTGAGACGAACCTGGCCATGAACCTGCGGGAGAAGGGATACGGCGTGACCGCTTGGGAAGCGGACGGCAAGGATGGCAAGCGGCTGGTGCTTCAAGTGCTCGTGAAACGGAAAAATGAGCGGCGGCTGATGGAGTCACTTTCCAAAATGTCGCCGCAAGCGTTCATTATCTCCCATGAACCGAAAAGCTTCAAAGGCGGCTTCTGGGTGCGATTGACGGAAGGTCGCAAATTGTGA